Proteins from one Halopseudomonas pelagia genomic window:
- a CDS encoding SPOR domain-containing protein, with translation MAKARKAAPRRGASRQQSNSKRSIPGWLWLVAGLAIGVFVTFLFQLEPGRGSVQRDKTPPPPAVTPPPPSKADQPRYDFYTLLPESEVIVPQSSVPETAEPEKSTDEKKPEDAAATSGTRFYLQAGSFRQRAEADRVRAQILLLGLDVKLENARLDGGEIWYRVQVGPFQDRATLSSAQTTLAGNGFDNLLLQQRTTP, from the coding sequence ATGGCAAAAGCACGCAAGGCCGCCCCCCGGCGCGGCGCCAGCAGACAGCAGTCCAACTCCAAGCGCAGCATCCCCGGCTGGCTCTGGCTGGTGGCCGGGCTGGCGATCGGCGTCTTTGTAACCTTTCTGTTTCAGTTGGAGCCTGGCCGCGGGTCCGTGCAGCGTGACAAGACGCCACCACCACCAGCGGTCACGCCACCGCCGCCAAGCAAGGCTGATCAGCCGCGCTATGACTTTTATACCTTGCTGCCCGAGTCAGAAGTCATAGTGCCGCAGAGCAGTGTGCCGGAAACCGCCGAGCCTGAAAAAAGCACCGACGAGAAAAAGCCAGAAGATGCCGCTGCCACGTCCGGCACCCGCTTCTACCTGCAAGCCGGTTCTTTCCGGCAGCGCGCCGAAGCTGACCGGGTCCGTGCGCAGATCCTGTTGCTCGGGCTGGATGTGAAGCTGGAAAACGCCCGCCTGGATGGCGGTGAAATCTGGTATCGGGTACAGGTTGGCCCATTCCAGGATCGAGCGACTCTGAGCAGTGCGCAAACTACGCTAGCCGGCAACGGCTTCGACAATCTGCTGTTGCAGCAGCGCACTACACCCTGA
- the argS gene encoding arginine--tRNA ligase, translating into MKNLISQLLASAVSSLQSQGVLPDDIQPSIQVEIARDKAHGDFASNLAMTLAKAARMKPRDLAEQLIAALPEHEAISEVSIAGPGFINFFQNRQWLAANLDRALTDPRLAIALAQPQQKVVVDYSSPNLAKEMHVGHLRSTIIGDAVVRVLEHLGHEVVRQNHVGDWGTQFGMLLAYLEEQSVDAEAELADLENFYRQAKQRFDESPEFADRARERVVQLQAGDAACLALWERFNRISLGHCQAVYDRLGVSLTPADVRGESAYNDKLSSIVDALQAKGLLTESQGARCVFLNEFKNAEGNPLPVIIQKAGGGYLYATSDLAAMRYRHEQLHADRVLYFVDQRQALHFQQVFAVARLAGFVPESMQLEHMGFGTMNGADGKPFKTRDGGTVKLVDLLDEAEERAHQLVSQKNPDLDAAELRQIARAVGIGAVKYADLSKHRSSDYNFNFELMLSFEGNTAPYLMYAYTRVASVFRKLDRSMTSVEDLGPMQLEQPAEIELAAHLAQYSQTLEYVAREGTPHVLCHYLYELAGRFSSFYELCPILAAEQPAQKDSRLRLAALTGRTLRQGLTLLGIDTLERM; encoded by the coding sequence ATGAAAAACCTTATCAGCCAACTGTTGGCCAGCGCGGTCAGCAGCCTTCAAAGCCAGGGCGTACTGCCTGACGACATTCAGCCGTCCATTCAGGTCGAAATTGCCCGCGATAAGGCCCATGGCGATTTCGCCAGTAACCTGGCGATGACCCTGGCCAAGGCCGCACGCATGAAGCCGCGCGACCTGGCCGAGCAATTGATCGCGGCATTGCCTGAGCATGAAGCCATCTCCGAGGTATCCATCGCCGGACCAGGCTTTATCAACTTCTTTCAGAACCGTCAGTGGCTGGCGGCCAATCTGGACCGTGCACTGACCGACCCGCGCCTGGCCATCGCCCTGGCCCAGCCGCAGCAGAAAGTCGTAGTGGATTATTCCTCGCCCAATCTGGCCAAGGAAATGCACGTTGGCCATTTGCGCTCAACCATCATTGGCGACGCCGTAGTGCGCGTACTCGAGCATCTGGGCCACGAAGTCGTCAGGCAAAACCACGTGGGTGACTGGGGTACTCAATTCGGCATGCTGCTGGCCTATCTGGAAGAACAGAGCGTCGACGCCGAGGCCGAGCTGGCGGACCTGGAAAACTTCTACCGCCAGGCCAAACAGCGCTTTGACGAAAGCCCCGAGTTTGCCGACCGTGCGCGTGAGCGGGTGGTGCAGTTGCAGGCCGGGGACGCTGCTTGCCTGGCACTCTGGGAGCGCTTCAACCGTATTTCGCTGGGCCATTGCCAGGCCGTGTATGACCGCCTGGGCGTCAGCCTGACGCCCGCCGATGTGCGCGGCGAGAGCGCCTACAACGACAAACTGTCGAGCATCGTCGACGCCTTGCAAGCCAAAGGCCTGCTGACCGAAAGCCAGGGCGCCCGCTGCGTCTTCCTGAATGAGTTCAAGAATGCCGAAGGCAATCCACTGCCGGTGATCATTCAGAAGGCAGGGGGCGGCTATCTCTACGCCACCAGCGATCTGGCCGCCATGCGCTACCGCCATGAGCAGTTGCATGCCGACCGCGTGCTTTACTTCGTGGACCAGCGTCAGGCTCTGCACTTTCAGCAGGTGTTTGCCGTGGCACGGCTCGCCGGTTTCGTACCGGAGAGCATGCAGCTCGAGCATATGGGCTTTGGCACCATGAACGGTGCCGACGGCAAGCCGTTCAAGACCCGCGATGGCGGCACGGTCAAGCTGGTAGATCTGCTGGATGAGGCCGAAGAGCGCGCACATCAACTGGTCTCGCAGAAAAACCCGGATCTGGATGCTGCAGAGCTACGGCAGATCGCCCGTGCTGTCGGTATCGGCGCAGTGAAATATGCCGATCTGTCCAAGCACCGCAGCAGCGATTACAACTTCAACTTCGAGCTGATGCTCAGCTTCGAGGGCAACACCGCGCCCTACCTGATGTATGCCTATACTCGCGTGGCCAGCGTGTTCCGCAAGCTGGACCGGAGCATGACCAGCGTCGAGGATCTGGGTCCGATGCAGCTGGAACAGCCTGCTGAAATCGAACTGGCCGCCCATCTGGCGCAGTATTCCCAGACCCTGGAATACGTGGCACGCGAGGGCACGCCCCACGTGCTTTGCCACTATCTGTACGAGCTGGCAGGACGTTTTTCCAGCTTCTATGAACTCTGTCCGATTCTGGCCGCCGAACAGCCGGCCCAGAAAGATAGCCGCCTGCGTCTGGCGGCATTGACTGGACGCACCCTGCGGCAGGGGCTTACCCTGCTCGGCATCGACACACTGGAGCGCATGTAA
- a CDS encoding primosomal protein N', with protein sequence MPGPILQVALPSPLRRLFDYRSPAGVRAEDLRIGQRVRVPFGQRQMVGVIAGISDTTEVPAAKLKPAQELIDLQPLLPGSLWQLILWTASYYQHGLGDTLGCALPTLLRQGEPAIARQDLLWQLLPGAYPEHPAVSRAAKQKQAVQVLAKHPHGLSHALISQWGLTRDALEALERKGLAQRIHQSPHHTAEPLPLLSDIPLKANAEQQAALDAIAGKSGFTAWLLDGVTGSGKTEVYLQAIERCLVAGRQALVLIPEIGLTPQTMERFQKRFSIPVVILHSGLNDRERLDAWVAARDGEAGIIIGTRSAIFTPLARPGLIIVDEEHDLSFKQQEGLRYNARDLAVYRAHLEDTPIILGSATPSLESLYNVRRGRYQHLRLTERAGNAKPPGFRCIDIRSRKLEAGLCRPMIEAIGEHLKQGNQVLVFINRRGFAPTLMCHDCGWIAECTRCDARMTVHQNPPRLHCHHCDTQRPQEHECPKCLSKDLRQLGAGTERTEEYLAQRFPDFPVLRIDRESMARKEAMQGMLKRIQSGAPCLLVGTQMLAKGHHFPDVTLVAILDADGGLFSADFRGPERMSQLITQVAGRAGRADKPGQVLIQTHMAEHPLLINLTEQGYGAIAEMELDARDRAGLPPFSFIALLRAEANNASIANEFLESACTLAENLSDQLGLAVDMLGPVPSPMERRAGRYRAQLLVQAKQRSTLHQLLHHWLPQLEAHPLGRKVRWSIDVDPLDMF encoded by the coding sequence GTGCCCGGACCCATACTGCAGGTCGCCCTGCCCTCGCCCCTGCGCCGCCTGTTCGACTACCGCAGCCCAGCTGGCGTGCGTGCCGAGGATCTGCGTATCGGCCAGCGCGTACGGGTGCCCTTCGGCCAGCGGCAGATGGTCGGCGTCATTGCCGGTATCAGCGACACCACCGAGGTGCCTGCGGCCAAACTGAAGCCAGCGCAGGAACTGATTGACCTGCAGCCGCTGCTGCCCGGGAGTCTGTGGCAACTGATTCTCTGGACTGCCAGTTATTACCAGCATGGGCTGGGCGATACTCTGGGCTGCGCTCTACCAACGCTACTGCGCCAGGGTGAGCCGGCTATCGCCCGGCAGGACCTGCTCTGGCAATTGCTGCCCGGCGCCTACCCCGAGCATCCTGCGGTCAGTCGCGCGGCCAAACAGAAGCAGGCGGTACAGGTTTTGGCCAAGCATCCGCATGGCTTGTCCCATGCGCTGATCAGCCAATGGGGTCTGACCCGCGATGCACTCGAAGCGCTTGAGCGCAAAGGTCTGGCTCAGCGCATTCACCAGTCCCCGCATCACACGGCCGAACCTCTGCCTTTATTAAGCGACATTCCGCTCAAGGCCAATGCCGAGCAGCAGGCAGCACTGGATGCGATCGCCGGCAAGAGCGGTTTTACCGCCTGGTTGCTGGACGGCGTCACCGGCAGCGGCAAGACTGAAGTCTACCTGCAAGCAATCGAACGCTGCCTGGTCGCCGGGCGGCAGGCGCTGGTGCTGATCCCGGAAATTGGCCTGACCCCGCAAACCATGGAGCGCTTCCAAAAACGTTTCAGTATTCCGGTGGTGATTCTGCATTCCGGGCTGAATGACCGAGAACGGCTGGATGCCTGGGTTGCCGCCCGTGACGGGGAGGCAGGCATCATCATCGGTACCCGCTCGGCGATCTTCACGCCGTTGGCGCGCCCAGGCCTGATCATTGTCGATGAAGAGCACGACCTGTCGTTCAAACAGCAGGAAGGCCTGCGCTACAACGCCCGCGATCTGGCCGTGTACCGCGCGCACCTGGAAGACACGCCGATCATCCTCGGCTCGGCCACGCCGTCGCTGGAAAGCCTGTATAACGTGCGTCGCGGTCGCTACCAGCATCTGCGTTTGACCGAACGTGCCGGTAACGCCAAGCCGCCGGGCTTTCGCTGTATTGATATCCGCAGCCGCAAACTCGAAGCCGGCCTGTGCCGACCGATGATCGAGGCCATTGGCGAGCATCTCAAGCAGGGCAACCAGGTGCTGGTATTTATCAATCGCCGCGGCTTTGCGCCGACGCTGATGTGCCACGATTGCGGCTGGATCGCCGAATGTACCCGCTGTGACGCACGCATGACCGTGCACCAGAACCCGCCACGTCTGCATTGCCACCACTGCGATACCCAACGCCCGCAGGAGCACGAATGCCCGAAATGCCTGAGCAAGGACCTCCGCCAGCTCGGCGCCGGCACCGAGCGTACCGAAGAATATCTGGCGCAGCGCTTTCCGGATTTTCCGGTGCTGCGCATCGACCGTGAAAGCATGGCGCGCAAGGAAGCCATGCAGGGCATGCTCAAGCGCATTCAAAGCGGCGCTCCCTGTTTGCTGGTGGGCACGCAGATGCTCGCCAAGGGTCATCACTTTCCCGATGTAACCCTGGTGGCGATTCTGGACGCCGATGGCGGTTTGTTCTCGGCCGACTTTCGCGGGCCGGAACGCATGTCCCAGTTGATTACTCAGGTCGCCGGCCGCGCCGGCCGCGCCGACAAGCCCGGCCAGGTGCTGATCCAGACGCATATGGCAGAGCACCCGCTGCTGATCAACCTGACCGAACAGGGCTATGGCGCGATTGCCGAGATGGAACTGGATGCCCGCGACAGGGCCGGCCTGCCGCCCTTCAGCTTTATCGCGCTGCTGCGAGCCGAGGCCAATAACGCCAGCATCGCCAATGAATTTCTCGAATCCGCCTGTACGCTGGCAGAAAACCTGAGCGATCAACTCGGGCTGGCAGTGGATATGCTCGGACCGGTGCCGTCACCGATGGAGCGCCGGGCCGGACGTTACCGCGCGCAGCTGCTGGTGCAGGCCAAGCAGCGTTCGACCCTGCACCAATTGCTGCATCACTGGTTACCGCAGCTGGAAGCCCATCCCCTTGGGCGCAAGGTGCGCTGGTCCATCGACGTAGACCCATTGGACATGTTTTAA
- the rpmE gene encoding 50S ribosomal protein L31 → MKADLHPAYQEIEATCSCGNVIKTRSTLKSGIHLDVCSECHPFYTGKQKMLDTGGRIERFKQRFGAVSSK, encoded by the coding sequence ATGAAAGCTGATTTGCATCCTGCGTACCAGGAAATCGAAGCCACCTGCAGCTGCGGTAACGTGATCAAGACCCGTTCCACACTGAAAAGCGGTATTCACCTCGACGTCTGCTCCGAGTGCCACCCGTTCTACACCGGCAAGCAGAAGATGCTGGACACCGGCGGTCGTATCGAGCGCTTCAAGCAGCGTTTTGGCGCTGTCAGCTCCAAGTAA
- a CDS encoding thermonuclease family protein, with product MPGLAQVMAAVQGKKKALLTGAFFIACLLAPAVHADVCQLAAKGERVSSRVVIDGDTLELSDQRRVRLIGIDTPEIGRRGEASQPFAQAARKRLEQLVRQPGLRLHVGQQPKDHYGRTLAHLYGPDGENIEAQLLSEGLGFALAVPPNSALIDCHLAAEGQARQARLGLWQDSPVQKASQIKSGGFALLGGQVVSANEAGGYLWLELDGPVVLRIAQDERRLFPAGAPGSWKGRQLEARGWVIDRRGQRHLKPGHKPFMLPLRHPSMLELQ from the coding sequence ATGCCGGGCCTCGCGCAAGTGATGGCCGCAGTGCAAGGCAAGAAAAAGGCGCTCCTTACGGGCGCCTTTTTTATTGCCTGTCTGTTGGCCCCCGCCGTACATGCCGATGTTTGTCAGCTAGCGGCTAAAGGCGAACGCGTCAGCAGTCGGGTGGTGATCGATGGCGATACGCTGGAGCTGAGCGATCAGCGACGGGTTCGTTTGATCGGCATCGATACACCGGAAATCGGCCGGCGTGGCGAGGCCAGTCAACCCTTCGCCCAGGCGGCCAGAAAGCGCCTGGAGCAACTGGTTCGGCAACCCGGTTTGCGCTTGCATGTCGGACAGCAGCCCAAGGACCATTACGGCCGAACACTGGCACATCTGTACGGCCCGGACGGCGAGAATATCGAAGCGCAATTGCTCAGCGAAGGCTTGGGGTTTGCGCTGGCGGTACCGCCCAACAGTGCCTTGATTGACTGTCACCTGGCGGCGGAAGGGCAGGCGCGCCAGGCCAGACTAGGTCTGTGGCAGGATTCCCCGGTGCAGAAGGCGAGCCAGATCAAGTCGGGTGGTTTTGCACTGCTCGGCGGGCAGGTCGTGTCGGCCAATGAAGCCGGGGGTTATCTCTGGCTGGAGTTGGACGGCCCTGTGGTGTTGCGTATTGCTCAGGATGAGCGCAGATTATTTCCTGCAGGTGCGCCCGGATCCTGGAAGGGCCGGCAGCTGGAAGCGCGCGGGTGGGTAATCGACCGGCGCGGTCAGCGTCACCTTAAACCCGGCCACAAGCCGTTCATGTTGCCACTGCGTCACCCCTCGATGTTGGAGCTACAATGA
- a CDS encoding M48 family metalloprotease, giving the protein MIFRPLLVFVLAGLMLGGCAANPVTGKQNFVMMSEAQEMALGQQASEQIAQQMSMLKDPKLQAYVQRIGAQLANKSHRSGIPYQFNVVDSPDINAFALPGGHIYINRGLLIYLNSEAQMAAVLGHEIGHVTARHGVRQQSIAMGTGLIGQLITIGTGMPAAGDLSNMLGTAMVRGYGRDMELEADGLGAEYLARTGYRPEAVLDVIGALKNQDTYSSQKAAAQGKQVESYHGLFSTHPTHDQRLQQVVAQAQGLTTGDAQRVGRDDYLQMLDGMIYGDSPEQGIIRGQRFLHTELNMVLDYPKGWVILNRPDVLLAHTPDEQGFIALTMENLSNTNVTAEELLRARVGKQRLTQDQAFSGTGYKGFMATIPGDNARRVAAIVRGKQAFLFIGAFRGRGPLELYDEQFVQTIRSFRPLTAADKKNAQPMRIRLVRARQGDTYAKLAKGSPLGDEAEARLRLLNAQWPEGQPKAGQWLKVVR; this is encoded by the coding sequence ATGATTTTTCGTCCTCTGCTGGTCTTCGTCCTGGCCGGGTTAATGCTCGGCGGCTGCGCGGCCAATCCGGTCACCGGCAAGCAGAACTTTGTGATGATGTCCGAGGCTCAGGAGATGGCCCTGGGGCAACAGGCCAGCGAGCAGATCGCGCAACAGATGAGCATGCTCAAGGATCCCAAGTTGCAGGCCTATGTGCAGCGCATCGGTGCGCAGTTGGCCAATAAGAGCCATCGCAGCGGTATTCCCTATCAGTTCAATGTGGTCGATTCCCCGGACATCAATGCCTTCGCGCTCCCGGGCGGGCATATCTATATCAATCGCGGTCTGCTGATCTACCTCAACTCCGAGGCGCAGATGGCTGCGGTATTGGGCCATGAGATCGGCCACGTCACCGCACGTCATGGCGTGCGGCAGCAAAGTATCGCGATGGGCACGGGCCTGATCGGCCAACTGATTACCATAGGTACGGGCATGCCGGCGGCCGGTGATCTGAGCAATATGCTCGGCACTGCCATGGTCCGTGGTTACGGCCGTGATATGGAGCTGGAGGCCGATGGTTTGGGTGCGGAGTATCTTGCCCGTACCGGATACCGGCCGGAGGCGGTGCTGGATGTCATCGGCGCGCTGAAGAATCAGGATACCTATTCTTCGCAGAAAGCCGCTGCCCAGGGTAAACAGGTCGAGAGTTACCATGGTCTGTTCTCTACCCATCCGACCCACGACCAGCGCTTGCAGCAGGTGGTGGCCCAGGCTCAGGGGCTGACAACCGGTGACGCGCAGCGGGTGGGGCGGGACGACTATTTGCAGATGCTCGACGGTATGATCTATGGCGACAGTCCGGAACAGGGAATCATCCGCGGTCAGCGCTTCCTGCATACCGAGCTGAACATGGTGCTGGATTATCCCAAGGGCTGGGTGATTCTCAACCGCCCGGACGTGCTGCTGGCGCATACTCCAGACGAACAGGGTTTTATTGCGCTGACGATGGAAAACCTGAGCAACACCAATGTTACTGCCGAGGAGTTATTGCGCGCTCGTGTGGGCAAGCAGCGGCTGACCCAGGACCAGGCATTCAGCGGCACGGGCTATAAGGGGTTTATGGCGACCATTCCCGGGGATAATGCGCGGCGTGTGGCGGCAATAGTGCGCGGCAAACAGGCGTTCCTGTTTATCGGTGCATTCCGTGGTCGTGGCCCGCTGGAGCTCTACGACGAGCAGTTTGTGCAGACCATCCGCAGTTTTCGGCCCCTGACCGCCGCGGATAAAAAGAACGCGCAGCCCATGCGGATTCGCTTGGTGCGCGCGCGACAAGGCGATACCTACGCTAAGCTGGCAAAGGGCAGCCCCTTGGGAGATGAGGCCGAAGCACGCCTGCGGTTGCTGAACGCGCAATGGCCGGAGGGCCAGCCCAAGGCCGGGCAGTGGCTCAAAGTTGTAAGATAA
- a CDS encoding malic enzyme-like NAD(P)-binding protein, with the protein MSDLRTDALDYHANPRPGKLSVELTKPTATARDLALAYSPGVAEPVREIAKDALNAYKYTGKGNLVAVISDGTAILGLGNLGPLASKPVMEGKGVLFKRFAGIDVFDIEVESESPQAFIDTVKRISCTFGGINLEDIKAPECFEIERALIEQCDIPVFHDDQHGTAIVTAAAMINALELADKTLEDAKIVCLGAGAAAIACMKLLVSMGCKVENIYMLDRKGVIHSGRDDLNEYKAIFATDTEKRTLADAMKGADVFVGLSGPNLLQPAELKLMAENPIVFACSNPDPEIDPELAHASRPDVIMATGRSDYPNQVNNVLGFPFIFRGALDVRATRINEEMKIAAVHAIRKLAKEPVPEYVSAAYGGISLEFGRDYIIPKPMDVRLIEEVPAAVAQAAIDSGVATLPYPAHYPLKSVEDCI; encoded by the coding sequence ATGTCTGATTTGAGAACCGATGCACTCGACTATCATGCCAACCCGCGTCCGGGCAAGCTGAGCGTCGAACTGACCAAGCCTACCGCCACTGCACGTGACCTGGCTCTGGCCTACAGTCCTGGCGTTGCTGAGCCAGTGCGTGAAATCGCCAAGGACGCTCTCAATGCCTACAAATACACCGGCAAGGGCAACCTGGTTGCGGTGATTTCCGACGGTACAGCCATTCTCGGCCTGGGTAACCTGGGTCCGTTGGCAAGCAAGCCGGTAATGGAAGGCAAAGGCGTGTTGTTCAAGCGCTTCGCTGGTATCGACGTGTTCGATATCGAAGTCGAATCCGAAAGCCCGCAGGCTTTTATTGACACCGTCAAGCGTATCTCCTGCACCTTCGGTGGTATCAACCTGGAAGATATCAAGGCCCCCGAGTGCTTTGAAATCGAGCGCGCTCTGATCGAGCAGTGCGATATCCCGGTTTTCCACGATGACCAGCACGGTACCGCTATTGTTACCGCCGCGGCGATGATCAACGCGCTGGAACTGGCTGACAAGACGCTGGAAGATGCCAAGATCGTTTGTCTGGGCGCTGGCGCTGCTGCCATCGCCTGCATGAAGCTGCTGGTCAGCATGGGCTGCAAGGTCGAGAACATCTATATGCTCGACCGCAAGGGTGTGATCCACTCTGGCCGTGATGACCTGAACGAATACAAGGCGATCTTCGCTACCGACACTGAAAAGCGCACCCTGGCTGATGCCATGAAAGGCGCTGACGTGTTTGTCGGCCTGTCAGGTCCTAACCTGCTGCAACCGGCCGAACTGAAGCTGATGGCTGAAAACCCCATCGTATTCGCCTGCTCCAACCCGGATCCGGAAATCGATCCCGAGCTGGCTCACGCTTCACGTCCTGACGTGATCATGGCCACCGGTCGTTCCGACTACCCGAACCAGGTCAACAACGTACTGGGCTTCCCCTTCATCTTCCGTGGTGCTCTGGACGTTCGCGCCACGCGCATCAACGAAGAGATGAAGATTGCTGCCGTACATGCGATCCGCAAGCTGGCCAAGGAGCCGGTACCGGAGTACGTATCTGCTGCCTACGGCGGTATCTCCCTGGAATTTGGTCGTGATTACATCATTCCCAAGCCCATGGACGTGCGCCTGATCGAAGAAGTGCCTGCAGCTGTGGCCCAGGCGGCTATCGATTCCGGTGTGGCTACCCTGCCATACCCGGCCCATTACCCACTGAAGTCAGTCGAAGACTGCATCTGA